The Dioscorea cayenensis subsp. rotundata cultivar TDr96_F1 chromosome 19, TDr96_F1_v2_PseudoChromosome.rev07_lg8_w22 25.fasta, whole genome shotgun sequence genome includes a window with the following:
- the LOC120283621 gene encoding protein UXT homolog isoform X1 produces the protein MAESSELRRQKVQKFEDFVEGRLKPDLVNAIAQRDKVFEQQKIFSDLKRNIQVLEKSGATSLRTRVNLGSEVYVQADVPDTRRVFVDIGLGFHVEFTWSEALDFISVREARLTRQVEEYTHLIANIKAQIKLVLEGIRELLQLPTE, from the exons ATGGCGGAGAGCTCGGAGCTCCGGCGGCAAAAGGTTCAGAAATTCGAGGACTTCGTCGAAGGAAGGCTGAAGCCCGACCTCGTCAACGCCATTGCTCAACG GGACAAGGTGTTCGAACAGCAGAAGATTTT CTCGGATTTGAAGAGGAACATTcaggttttggagaagtctgGAGCGACGTCGCTCCGGACAAGAGTCAATCTTGGCTCTGAAGTTTATGTGCAGGCGGATGT GCCTGATACAAGACGTGTATTTGTTGATATTGGTTTGGGCTTTCATGTAGAATTTACTTGGTCAGAAGCACTGGATTTCATATCAGTCAGGGAAGCCAGATTGACAAG ACAAGTAGAGGAGTACACGCATCTAATTGCAAACATCAAAGCCCAAATAAAGTTG GTATTGGAAGGCATCCGAGAGTTGCTACAACTGCCAACAGAGTAA
- the LOC120283621 gene encoding protein UXT homolog isoform X2 has protein sequence MAESSELRRQKVQKFEDFVEGRLKPDLVNAIAQRDKVFEQQKIFSDLKRNIQVLEKSGATSLRTRVNLGSEVYVQADVPDTRRVFVDIGLGFHVEFTWSEALDFISVREARLTSILR, from the exons ATGGCGGAGAGCTCGGAGCTCCGGCGGCAAAAGGTTCAGAAATTCGAGGACTTCGTCGAAGGAAGGCTGAAGCCCGACCTCGTCAACGCCATTGCTCAACG GGACAAGGTGTTCGAACAGCAGAAGATTTT CTCGGATTTGAAGAGGAACATTcaggttttggagaagtctgGAGCGACGTCGCTCCGGACAAGAGTCAATCTTGGCTCTGAAGTTTATGTGCAGGCGGATGT GCCTGATACAAGACGTGTATTTGTTGATATTGGTTTGGGCTTTCATGTAGAATTTACTTGGTCAGAAGCACTGGATTTCATATCAGTCAGGGAAGCCAGATTGACAAG TATATTGAGATGA
- the LOC120250666 gene encoding LON peptidase N-terminal domain and RING finger protein 1-like has protein sequence MAESSTRAGWEALFDVEELPWEVNGAGVYDLVHGGNLAFREKRFEDAIKCYSKAQLLEPGNPIILSNRCSAFCRISQFLRDRSALESECQPLNGLDPTTHAELALKDAERVISLRMNSPKSYFLKTSALILLERYEEAHEAVLSGLQVDPFSHHLESCLRDLGRISAGSVKRAKQWKPQLTDDFECTLCLKLLYEPVTTPCGHSFCRSCLLQSMDHGNKCPMCRTVLFIGPKTYPISVTLNNIIQKTFPVEHAERKSEQQSLSHLDVDIMPLFVMDVVLPCQKLSLNIFEPRYRLMVRRIMEGNHRMGMVGVDPATGSISNYACEVEVSECEPLPDGRFYLEVEGRRRFRISRSWDQDGYRVAEVDWIQDIQTTVGTRERHDLQQVASAAADLARSLIRHAKEAARSGRRSRRLELLQAEGMPGLQDLERFSFWLVSHLNLRPSEKLELIRMRDTHERISRGFIFLRAEGENCRVQ, from the exons ATGGCCGAGTCGTCGACGCGGGCGGGGTGGGAGGCGTTGTTTGATGTCGAGGAGTTACCCTGG gAGGTGAATGGTGCTGGGGTGTATGATCTTGTTCATGGTGGGAACCTTGCGTTCAGGGAGAAGCGATTCGAGGAT GCAATAAAATGCTACTCAAAAGCGCAACTTCTTGAACCAGGAAATCCTATCATTCTAAGCAATCGATGTTCTGCTTTCTGTAG GATCAGCCAGTTTCTCCGAGACCGGTCTGCACTAGAATCTGAATGCCAACCATTAAATGGGCTTGATCCTACAACGCATGCTGAG CTTGCTTTAAAGGATGCTGAAAGAGTTATTAGTTTAAGAATGAACTCaccaaaatcatattttttgaaGACCAGTGCTCTAATTCTG CTGGAGCGATATGAAGAGGCACATGAAGCAGTTCTTTCAGGACTTCAGGTTGATCCTTTTAG CCACCACCTTGAATCCTGTCTCAGGGATTTGGGGAGAATTTCAGCTGGTTCTGTTAAAAGGGCAAAACAATGGAAACCTCAGCTGACTGATGACTTTGAATGTACACTATGTCTAAAGTTGTTATATGAACCTGTTACTACTCCCTGTGGGCATTCTTTTTGCCGATCTTGTCTTCTTCAGTCTATGGACCATG GAAATAAGTGCCCTATGTGCCGGACGGTCCTATTTATCGGTCCTAAAACATATCCGATAAG CGTGACATTGAACAACATAATACAGAAAACTTTTCCAGTGGAACATGCTGAGAGGAAATCTGAGCAACAAAGTTTGTCTCATTTGGATGTTGATATAATGCCCCTTTTCGTCATGGATGTTGTCCTTCCATGTCAAAAGTTATCACTTAATATATTTGAACCTCGCTACAGACTAATG GTGAGGAGAATAATGGAAGGAAATCATCGGATGGGCATG GTGGGAGTTGATCCTGCGACTGGTTCAATTTCTAATTATGCTTGTGAAGTAGAAGTTTCCGA GTGTGAACCACTTCCAGATGGACGTTTTTATTTGGAG GTAGAAGGGCGCAGGCGGTTTCGTATTTCACGGTCTTGGGATCAAGATGG GTATCGCGTTGCTGAAGTTGATTGGATTCAAGACATACAGACAACAGTAGGGACTCGAGAGAGGCACGAC TTGCAGCAAGTGGCTAGTGCAGCTGCAGATTTGGCCCGGTCATTAATAAGACACGCAAAAGAAGCTGCAAGAAGTG GTAGGAGATCAAGGCGGTTAGAACTTCTTCAAGCTGAAGGAATGCCTGGACTGCAAGATCTCGAGCGATTTAGCTTTTGG CTTGTTAGCCACTTGAACTTGAGACCATCCGAGAAGCTAGAGCTAATTCGCATGCGAGATACACATGAG AGGATATCGCGCGGATTTATATTTCTGCGAGCCGAAGGAGAAAACTGCCGAGTCCAATGA
- the LOC120250044 gene encoding LOW QUALITY PROTEIN: protein argonaute 7-like (The sequence of the model RefSeq protein was modified relative to this genomic sequence to represent the inferred CDS: deleted 6 bases in 6 codons), which produces MEEGGEEGKKGRRKWRSGCSRPMGVKPQQPATLVKLCHSTSYPALLPLPLHLPLPPPLLLHLPSKPLVHYGTGARRSTSHAQDGRVATLLPLPHAVNVKSVSKECQRKPMPINPEAMLVAPRPDSGGTEGLQVSLLANHFLVKFDSKQRIFHYDVDITPRPSKELSRMIKRKLVQENSDALSGALPVFDGRRNLYSPVEFQDDRLEFFISLPIPITRSSPPNGGVYNMFETLKIKTKLFRVNIRLASKITGEDLDKYLREEKDGIPLPQDYLHALDVVLRESSSESCISVGRALYSSSMGGAKDIGGGAVGMRGFFQSLRPTKQGLSLNVDFSLMAFHESIGVIPYLQKRCDFLRDLSQRKTRGLTREEKKEVEKALKNIRVFVNHRETNQRYRVYCLTEEVTENLKFRDRDGKDLMLVDYFKDQYSLDIQYKNLPCLQISRNKPCYLPMELCMVCEGQKFLGKLSDEQTVKILKMGCQKPAERKDIINGVMGAKIGPLSGPYAGEFKLNVSREMTKLCGRVLQPPKLKLGDGGNVRDITPNRYDRQWNLLDSHVAEGSKIKRWALISFGGNMEQRSCIPRFINQLSTRCEQLGIVLNKNTVISPLFEQIQVLNNVSVLEDKLRKIHEVTSNNLQLLICVMEKKHRGYADLKRIAETGIGVMSQCCLYSNISRLSSQFLSNLALKINAKLGGCNVALYNTLPRQIPRLFMDDEPVIFMGADVTHPHPLDDFSPSVAAVVGSMNWPAANKYISRMRSQTHRQEIIEELEEMVVELLEEFYLAVHQLPKIIIFFRDGVSETQFSKVLKEELQAIRRACLRFPAYKPSITFAVVQKRHHTRLFLNDKNGSSSNHFSDENIPPGTVVDTVITHPREFDFYLCSHWGVKGTSRPTHYHVLWDENRFKSDEIQKLIHNLCYTFARCTKPVSLVPPAYYAHLAAYRGRLYLDRTDSMSCSRTTLSRTSPLRTAPLPKLRDNVKRLMFYC; this is translated from the exons ATGGAAGAAGGTGGTGAAGAGGGGAAGAAAGGGAGAAGGAAGTGGAGAAGTGGTTGTAGTAGACCAATGGGTGTGAAACCACAGCAACCTGCAACACTTGTGAAGCTTTGTCACTCAACTTCATACCCAGCTCTTTTGCCTCTCCCTCTCCATCTCCCATTGCCACCACCTTTGTTGCTTCATCTTCCTTCTAAGCCACTTGTTCATTATGGGACTGGTGCTAGGAGGAGTACTAGCCATGCTCAAGATGGCAGGGTTGCCACTCTTTTGCCTCTTCCTCATG CTGTGAATGTGAAAAGCGTATCTAAAGAGTGTCAAAGAAAGCCAATGCCCATCAATCCAGAAGCAATGTTGGTAGCTCCTCGGCCGGACTCCGGTGGCACTGAAGGCCTTCAAGTGTCTCTCCTTGCTAACCATTTTCTTGTAAAATTTGATTCTAAGCAAAGGATT TTCCATTATGATGTCGATATTACTCCTAGGCCATCGAAAGAACTTAGTCGAATGATTAAGAGAAAGCTTGTGCAAGAGAATTCCGATGCTCTCTCCGGGGCACTTCCCGTGTTCGATGGCCGAAGGAATTTATATAGTCCTGTTGAGTTTCAAGATGACAGGCTTGAGTTCTTCATTAGTCTACCTATACCGATTACTCGATCTTCTCCTCCTAATGGAGGTGTTTATAATATGTTTGAGACATTGAAGATAAAGACTAAGCTT TTCAGAGTGAACATTAGACTTGCTTCG AAAATTACCGGCGAGGATTTGGATAAGTACTTGAGGGAGGAAAAGGATGGCATTCCACTTCCACAAGATTATCTTCATGCATTGGATGTTGTTCTTCGTGAGAGTTCATCGGAGAGTTGCATTTCGGTTGGACGAGCATTGTACTCTAGTTCAATGGGAGGAGCTAAAGATATCGGTGGAGGAGCTGTAGGAATGAGAGGGTTCTTTCAGAGCCTAAGGCCGACAAAACAAGGCCTTTCCCTCAATGTCGACTTTTCTTTGATGGCGTTCCATGAAAGCATCGGTGTTATTCCTTACCTTCAGAAGCGATGTGATTTCTTGAGAGACCTTTCTCAAAGGAAAACCAGGGGATTaacaagagaagagaagaaggaagtCGAAAAAGCTTTGAAGAACATCAGAGTGTTTGTTAATCACCGTGAAACCAACCAGAGATACCGTGTTTATTGCTTGACCGAAGAAGTCACGGAGAATCTCAAATTTAGAGATAGAGACGGCAAGGATTTGATGCTGGTAGACTATTTCAAGGATCAGTATAGCCTCGATATACAATATAAGAATTTACCATGCTTGCAGATTAGTAGAAACAAGCCGTGTTATCTTCCGATGGAATTATGTATGGTTTGCGAAGGCCAGAAATTTCTCGGCAAGCTCTCTGATGAGCAGACCGTCAAGATACTCAAAATGGGGTGCCAAAAGCCGGCCGAGAGAAAAGATATTATCAATGGTGTGATGGGAGCTAAAATTGGCCCGCTAAG TGGTCCGTATGCAGGTGAATTCAAACTTAATGTTTCAAGAGAGATGACG AAACTGTGCGGAAGAGTCCTACAACCACCGAAGCTAAAACTTGGTGATGGAGGAAATGTTAGAGATATAACACCGAATCGATATGATCGGCAATGGAACTTGCTTGATAGTCATGTTGCTGAAGGCTCTAAAATTAAGAGATGGGCATTGATAAGTTTTGGTGGCAACATGGAGCAGCGATCGTGCATCCCCCGATTTATTAATCAGCTTTCTACTAGGTGTGAGCAACTCGGCATTGTTTTGAACAAGAACACGGTGATCAGTCCGCTATTTGAGCAGATTCAGGTGTTAAACAATGTGTCGGTATTGGAAGACAAGCTCCGGAAAATACATGAAGTTACATCAAACAACTTGCAGTTGCTTATTTGTGTAATGGAGAAAAAGCACAGGGGTTATGCCGATTTGAAGAGGATCGCTGAGACGGGGATCGGTGTAATGAGCCAGTGTTGTTTGTATTCTAATATAAGCAGGCTTAGTTCGCAGTTCCTTTCGAATCTTGCCCTCAAGATAAATGCAAAGCTCGGTGGCTGCAATGTAGCACTTTACAACACTTTACCACGCCAAATACCCCGGCTTTTTATGGATGATGAGCCAGTGATTTTCATGGGAGCCGATGTCACTCAT CCGCATCCGCTTGATGATTTCAGTCCATCAGTCGCCGCTGTTGTCGGAAGCATGAATTGGCCTGCGGCAAATAAGTACATTTCAAGGATGAGATCACAAACACACCGCCAAGAAATCATCGAAGAATTAGAAGAGATGGTTGTAGAGTTGCTCGAGGAATTCTATCTTGCAGTTCATCAACTTCCGAAGATAATAATTTTCTTCAGAGACGGTGTGAGTGAGACACAATTTAGCAAGGTTTTGAAGGAAGAGTTGCAAGCGATTCGAAGAGCGTGCTTGAGGTTTCCTGCCTACAAGCCGAGCATTACGTTCGCTGTGGTTCAG AAGCGACACCACACAAGACTCTTCTTGAATGATAAGAATGGATCATCATCCAACCATTTCTCTGACGAAAACATACCACCGGGGACTGTTGTCGATACTGTGATAACTCACCCAAGGGAATTTGATTTCTATCTGTGCAGTCATTGGGGAGTGAAAGGCACAAGCAGGCCTACACATTACCATGTTCTATGGGATGAGAACCGATTCAAATCCGATGAAATTCAGAAGTTGATACACAATCTCTGCTACACATTCGCAAGATGCACGAAGCCGGTTTCTCTTGTACCTCCAGCTTACTACGCGCATCTCGCAGCGTATAGAGGTAGATTGTATCTCGATCGAACAGACTCAATGTCTTGTTCAAGGACCACATTATCAAGAACAAGTCCTTTACGCACTGCGCCATTGCCAAAGCTTCGAGACAATGTTAAACGTCTTATGTTTTACTGCTGA